A single window of Gossypium hirsutum isolate 1008001.06 chromosome A10, Gossypium_hirsutum_v2.1, whole genome shotgun sequence DNA harbors:
- the LOC107895430 gene encoding protein IWS1 homolog 1: MEEETNIIREIVRHDFPKTNKRKLQKPSDLEEMWGWLNSDDQDQKDEQIRRKSDTDVEIEAMFDKVKRRKKMEETSSPGIGLLVEKVMAQMKVAAEEDIELNIQNKPAIRKIQMLPLLTDFLSKKKLQQEFLDHGVLTLLTSWLEPLPDGSLPNATLRSSILNILTQVMPVDISLEDGREQLKKSGLGKVIMFLSKSDEETTSNRKLAKHLVQNWCRTLFNKTTSYSDLRNSVIPTMKKALMKQSTRVELREAELDLEGPRRPCSSGTASGSVSVPEPTPCVFEVNPLTNFKPEFARRYRRCREVRESKCFERIEKNKRRLKKSNKKKTLQAAKLAVL; the protein is encoded by the coding sequence ATGGAGGAAGAAACCAACATCATTCGTGAGATCGTGCGACATGATTTCCCTAAAACCAACAAGAGAAAGCTTCAGAAACCAAGTGATCTGGAGGAGATGTGGGGTTGGCTTAACTCGGATGATCAGGACCAGAAAGACGAACAAATCCGTCGTAAATCTGATACTGATGTAGAGATCGAGGCGATGTTCGATAAGGTCAAGAGAAGGAAGAAGATGGAGGAAACAAGTTCTCCGGGAATTGGATTACTCGTTGAGAAAGTAATGGCTCAAATGAAGGTTGCTGCCGAAGAAGACATTGAGCTTAACATCCAAAACAAACCCGCTATTAGAAAGATCCAAATGCTGCCTCTTCTTACTGACTTTCTTTCCAAGAAAAAGCTGCAACAAGAGTTTTTGGATCATGGGGTTTTAACTTTGTTGACGAGTTGGCTCGAGCCTCTTCCCGATGGAAGCTTACCAAACGCCACGCTTCGATCTTCCATTTTGAATATCTTAACTCAGGTGATGCCTGTTGATATCAGCTTAGAAGATGGAAGGGAGCAGTTGAAGAAGAGTGGGCTTGGTAAAGTCATTATGTTTCTTTCAAAATCAGATGAGGAAACCACTTCCAATCGAAAACTTGCCAAGCATTTGGTCCAAAACTGGTGTCGAACCTTATTCAACAAGACTACAAGCTACTCTGACCTCAGAAACAGCGTAATTCCAACGATGAAGAAGGCATTAATGAAGCAATCAACAAGGGTAGAATTGAGGGAGGCAGAGTTAGATTTGGAAGGTCCTCGCAGGCCATGTTCATCAGGAACAGCAAGTGGGTCTGTTTCAGTGCCTGAGCCAACACCGTGCGTTTTTGAGGTGAACCCTCTAACAAATTTCAAACCAGAGTTTGCAAGACGTTATCGGAGATGTAGAGAAGTGAGAGAAAGCAAGTGTTTTGAAAGGATAGAGAAGAACAAGAGGAGATTGAAAAAATCGAATAAGAAGAAGACTCTGCAAGCTGCAAAACTTGCTGTTTTGTAG